TTAGCACTCCTGATACACTAAAAGCAGCTAAACGCTTTACTCGAATGGCTTTAAAGAATTATATCGGTTCAAAACCTTTTAAGAGTAGGGAGTTATTTTTAAAAATTTAGACATTTTAATCTAATTTATTGTAAAAAATAGGCAATTATATCACTCAACATAGTGACAATGTCACTTCAAATAAATGTACTTATCATTATATTTTTTACTTGTATCTCCATTAAATATTGTCAAAAATTAAATCAAGTTTCACTTGACGCTCGAACGACTCACTCTCCATTAACATAGATAGTAGGAATTGATAATGTTGGGTTATGAATTCGTTGAATTAAAGTTTCAACCACAATTAGGGCGATACTAACCAAAGGTTGCTTATAGGTCGAAAGAAGTGTTGAAAGGAGGTATGCACAATCGGTATCATCAAGGTTGATTGTAAATAATTTTTGTTTTGGATTGACTCTCTGATTTAACAAAATTAATTGCATTGCCGTAAAGTCGTTACCACAAACAACGTATTTGATATTTAATTTAAACAAATGATTTATGACTTTTCATTTACTTATGGAATCTAAATTATCCAATCATTGGTAATTCCCGCATCAAATAGCGCTTGTTTATAACCGATAATTCTCAATTTCCGATCGCTACAAATAAAATGGCTGAAATTAATCCAGAATCAGGGTATTCTATGGTTTGGTATACGAGTTATATTGTTGGATGTTATCAAATTGTTCAACGTAAAGATTCAGGTTGGATGAATTGTGGAACCAATGGTGAAAATGAATACCCTGAATTTCCAACAGGATCGACTATATACAGCATATGGTCAATTTGATGATTGGCAAAAGTAAGCCGACAGTATGGAAAAAACATTGATGTCAAACAAGGAATAATTGAGAATGAATGACATAAAAGTAGTCGCAATAGGTGAGTTTTTATGGGATTGTTTACCTAATGGGAAAAAAATTGGTGGGGCTGCCGCCAATTTTTGTTATCATGCTAAATCTGCGGGGGCAAACGCTATATTAGTTTCTGCCATTGGTGATGATGAAAATGGTAAAGATTTAAGTAATCTGATTGAAAAACTGCAAATTCCACAACATCTTCAAATATCAAAGAATTATCCAACAGGTACTGTATTAGTCAAATTAGATTCAGACGGAAAACCGAATTATGATATAGTTAATCCTGTTGCTTGGGATGATATTCAGTTAACAGAGCAGCTATTAGACCTTATCAAGCAAGATAATTTAGATGCAATTTATTTTGGTAGTTTAATTCAACGCAATCAACAGAATCATGACTTACTAAAAAAAATTATTACTCATTGTTCACCACGAACCAAAATTATTGTTGATATTAATTTGCGTCAAAATCATTATAACCATTCAACTCTACTTTTTTGTATTGAACATGCCAATATCTTAAAGTTAAATGATGAAGAACTACCAATTATTGCAGACTTATTAAAAATCAAATCTGATCCAAAAGAACTTTTCGATTATCTTAACCAACATCATCAACTAGAGTTATTAATTTATACTTGTGGTAGTGATGGCAGTCATCTATTTACCAAAAGTGAGCAAGATTATTGTCCAGCAGAAAAAATCACAGCGATTGATACTGTTGGTGCTGGTGATTCATTTATGGCAATTAGTAGTGTGTTATATTTGAAAGGTAAAGCATTACAGGAAATTAATATTAAAGCAAATCGTATCGCTTCTTACGTCTGTACCCAAAATGGTTCAATGCCAGTTATACCTGAAATATATTTAGCAGAATTATAATTTTTTATAAGCCTAGCTGATTAGTTAAAAAACTAAAGCTAGGTAATTTAACTTATAATATTATAGTGTTACATAATTCTTATCTAATATTCATAAATACCATTAATAAATTGATTTTGAGCTTTTTAAGTTCATGAAATCATCATAGATGATTAATTCGATAAAAATCTAATTTTAAATCAAGTTTAATCCTATTTAAAAACCTTATAATAAGTGATAGTATACTCTGCTTATTTATGTACGCATGTGCGCTTTCGTGTGGCGCACCACTGTTATAAGGATTTATTATGCCAATTATTACTCTTCCTGACGGAAGTCAACGTCAATTTGATAAACCAGTTACTGTTCTAGAAGTTGCTCAAAGTATTGGAGCAGGGCTTGCTAAGGCTTGTATTGCTGGGCGTGTAAATGGTCAACGTAAAGATGCTTGTGATGTAATTGAAGAGGATGCAACATTAGCTATCATTACTGCCAAAGATGAAGATGGTTTAGAAATTATTCGCCATTCTTGTGCTCATTTATTAGGTCATGCTATTAAACAATTATGGCCTGATACGCAAATGGCAATTGGTCCAACTATTGACAATGGTTTCTACTATGATATTGATTTAGATCATTCTTTAACTCAGGAAGATCTTGATGCTTTAGAAAAACGCATGCACGAATTAGCAAAAAAAGATTATGAAGTAAAAAAAGAAGTTGTTAGCTGGGAACGTGCAAGAGAAGTATTTTGGGAACGTCGTGAACCGTATAAAATTGCTATTTTAGACGAAAATATTCCTAAAGATTCAACACCGGCACTCTATCATCATGAAGAATATATTGATATGTGCCGAGGACCGCATGTCCCTAATATGCGTTTTTGTCATCATTTCAAATTACAAAAAATTGCTGGTGCTTATTGGCGTGGTAATAGTGATAATAAAATGTTACAACGTATTTATGGCACAGCTTGGGCGGATAAAAAACAACTTGATAGTTATTTACAATTTTTAGAAGAAGCCGCTAAACGTGATCACCGTAAAATTGGTAAACAACTTGATCTTTATCATATGCAAGAAGAAGCACCCGGTATGGTATTTTGGCATAATGATGGTTGGATTATATTTCGTGAACTAGAAGTTTTTGTTCGTACTAAATTAAAAGAATACAATTATCAAGAAGTAAAAGGTCCATTTATGATGGATCGCGTATTATGGGAAAAAACAGGTCATTGGGGTAACTATAAAGAGTTAATGTTTGTTACTTCGTCTGAAAATCGTGAATATTGTATTAAACCAATGAACTGCCCAGGTCATGTACAAATTTTTAATCAAGGTCTAAAATCTTATCGTGATTTGCCTTTACGTATGGCTGAATTTGGTAGTTGTCATCGTAACGAACCGTCAGGTTCATTACATGGTTTAATGCGTGTTCGAGGCTTTACTCAAGATGATGCGCATATATTCTGCACTGAAGAACAAATTCGAGGTGAAGTAAACAGCTGTATTAAAATGGTTTATGATACTTACAGCACATTTGGTTTTACAGATATTACCGTTAAATTATCAACTCGCCCAGAAAAACGTATTGGTAAAGATGAAACATGGGATTTAGCTGAAAAAGATTTAGCTGAATGTTTAACTGAAAATGGTATTGAATTCGAATATTTACCAGGCGAAGGCGCATTTTATGGACCAAAAATTGAATTTACTTTACATGATTGTTTAGGACGAGCATGGCAATGTGGTACAGTACAACTCGATTTCATGTTGCCTGAACGTTTAGATGCGACTTATGTAGGTGAAGATAACGAACGCCATACACCGGTTATGATCCATAGAGCAATTTTAGGTTCAATGGAACGCTTTATGGGAATTTTAACCGAAGATTGTGCTGGATTCTTCCCTACATGGCTTGCTCCTTTGCAAGTTGCAGTAATAAATATTACCGATAATCAAGCTGAATATGCCAAACAATTAACCGAGCAATTGCAAAAAGTTGGAATTAGAGCAAAAGCAGACTTGAGAAATGAGAAAATTGGGTTTAAAATTCGAGAGCATACTCTAAAACGTGTTCCGTATATGTTTGTTTGTGGAGACAAAGAAATGCAATCAGGAACAATTTCAGTTCGAACTCGTCAAGGTAAAGATCTTGGTAGCTTTGAAGTGAAACATGTTATAGAATTGTTGCTTAACGAAATTCATAGTCGTTCATTAGAACAAATGAATTAATGATAAATTAATTTGGAGGAATGAGATATTAAAGTCAGTAAACGTATTCAGTCAACACGCGCGCATAAGATCAATGATGAGATTACTGCTCGCGAGGTGAGGTTAACCGGCGTCGATGGTGAACAGCTCGGTATAGTAAGCTTAGAAGAAGCTTTAAAACAAGCGGAAGAAGCAACTTTAGATTTAGTCGAAATAAGCCCTAATGCAGAGCCACCTGTTTGTCGAATTATGGATTATGGCAAGTTCCTCTATGAAAAGAGTAAAGCAACAAAAGAACAGAAGAAGAAGCAAAAGGTTGTTCAGGTTAAGGAAATTAAATTCCGACCTGGTACAGATGAAGGCGACTATCAGGTAAAACTCCGCAGCCTGATTCGCTTTCTAGAAGATGGCGATAAAGCTAAAGTCACGTTGCGTTTTCGTGGACGTGAAATGGCTCACCAACAGTTAGGTACTGAGATGCTTGATCGCATTAAAGAAGACTTAGCTGATTTGGCGGTTATTGAATCTTATCCAACTAAGATTGAAGGTCGTCAAATGATAATGGTGTTAGCGCCGAAGAAGAAGTAATGGTTTTGCAAGTTAATCTTTAGTTTTCTGAAAATTACACCATTATTTTATGTTTATTAACAATGCGAAGTGGAAATTTATAAAATGCCTAAAATTAAAACTGTAAGAGGCGCAGCAAAGCGCTTTAAAAAAACAGCTTCTGGTGGCTTTAAGCATAAACAAGCTAACAAGAGTCATATCCTAACCAAAAAATCAACTAAGCGTAAACGTCATTTACGTGGTTTGACTACTGTGTCAAAAGGCGATTTAGGTTTAGTTACTGCGTGTGTTCCATACGCTTAATTTATTGGTTAATTAATTAGAGGATATAGTTTATGGCTCGTGTTAAACGTGGTGTTATTGCTCGTGCACGTCACAAGAAAATTTTAAAACAAGCAAAAGGTTATTATGGAGCTCGTTCACGTGTTTATCGTGTTGCTTTCCAAGCAGTAATCAAAGCTGGACAATATGCTTACCGTGACCGTCGTCAGCGTAAACGTCAATTCCGTCAATTATGGATTGTCCGTATTAATGCTGCTGCTCGTCAATGTGGTCTTTCTTATAGTCGTTTTATCAATGGATTAAAGAAAGCTTCAATTGAAATCGATCGTAAGATCCTTGCTGATATTGCTGTATTTGACAAAAATGCATTTGCTGCATTAGTTGAAAAGGCAAAAGCTGCATTATAATAGCTTTATAAGAGCCGAGTTATCTCGGCTTTTATCATTTTATTGACAATATTATTTAAGAGTAAAGTAATTATGAAATTAGTTGTTTTTCGTTTCTTTTTTAGCTTCATTAAAAATTTTCATTCGTGAGGCAATGAAAAAACGAAAAATAATTATAAAAGCCTCAGGAGAGGCTTTTTTTATGTAATGAACAATAAGCAGGAGAATTTTATGTCTCAATTAGTTGAACTGGTAAGTAATGCCAAATCCGCTATTGAAAATGCTAACGACATTAATACGATCGAACAGATCAGAGTGGAATATTTTGGTAAGAAAGGCTACTTTACATTGCAGATGGCTTCTTTACGTGATGTTCCTGCCGAAGAACGCCCAGCAGTCGGTCAAAAAATCAATGATGCAAAACAAGAAGTTGTTGAAATATTAAATCAAAAACGCAATCTTTTAGAGCGTCAAGTCCTAGATGCAAAACTAGCAAATGAGACGATTGATATTACCTTACCAGGTAAATCTCTTGAGTTAGGTGGGTTACATCCAGTGACAAAAACAATCAATCGTTTAGTTGATTTTTTTGGAGAACTAGGCTTTTCGGTTGAAACTGGACCAGAAATAGAAGATGATTATCATAACTTTGATGCACTGAATATTCCTGCTCACCATCCTGCTCGTGCGGATCATGATACATTCTGGTTTGATGCGAAACGTTTATTACGTACCCAAACTTCAACTGTTCAAATTCGAACTATGGAAAATCAAAAACCGCCAATCAGAATCATCGCTCCTGGAAGAACTTACCGTAATGACTATGATCAGACTCATACTCCGATGTTCCATCAAATGGAAGGATTATTAGTTGATAAAGACATTAGCTTCAGCCATTTGAAAGGTTTATTACATGATTTTCTTCATTGCTTTTTTGAAGATAATATGGAAATAAGATTTAGGCCTGGCTACTTTCCATTTACAGAGCCTTCAGCAGAAGTTGACATTAAAGCTAAAAATGGTAAATGGCTAGAAGTATTGGGATGTGGAATGGTTCACCCTAATGTATTACGTAATGTTGGTATTGATCCTGAAATTTATAGCGGTTTTGCCTTTGGTATGGGAATAGAAAGATTGACAATGTTACGTTACGGTGTCACTGATTTGCGTTCTTTCTTTGAAAACGACTTACGTTTTTTAAAGCAATTTAATTAATTCTGGAGATCAAAACATGAAATTTAGTGAAAGTTGGCTACGTGAATGGATCAATCCAGAAATTAGTAGCGAAATGCTAGCCGACCAATTAACAATGGCTGGTTTAGAAGTTGATAATGTGGAAAAGGTTGCAGGAGATTTTACTGGTGTTGTGATAGGAAAAGTTGTTGAGTGTAAACAACATCCTAATGCAGACAAACTTCGTGTAACTAAAGTGGACATAGGTAAAGATGAATTACTTGATATTGTGTGTGGTGCACCAAATTGCCGACAAGGTTTAATGGTTGCTTGCGCTACTGTTGGGGCAGTTTTACCTGGTGATTTTAAAATTAAATCAGCAAAACTTCGCGGTGAGCCTTCAGAAGGGATGCTATGCTCTTATTCAGAATTAGGTATTACTGATGATCATAATGGTATTATTGAATTACCTGATAATGCACCTTTGGGAAAAGACATTCGAGAATATTTAAATCTTAACGATGTTATGATTGATATAAGTGTTACACCTAATCGTGCTGATTGTTTTGGTATTGTTGGTGTTGCTAGAGATATCTCAGCCGTTAATAATATTCCAATGAAAGAAATTAAAATAGCAAATGTACCAGCAACAATTTCTGACACCTTATCAATCCAAATAGATGCTCCAAAAGCAGCTCCTCGCTACTTAGGAAGAGTGATTAAAAATATCAATATCAATGCGACGACACCATTATGGATGAAAGAAAAGTTGCGTCGTGGAGGCATTCGTTCAGTTGATGCAGTTGTCGATATAACTAATTACGTATTACTTGAACTTGGCCATCCAATGCATGCGTTCGATTTAGATCAAATTGAAAAAGGTATTATTGTTCGTTATGCTCACCAAGACGAAGAGATGACATTGCTTAATGGTAATGAAGTAAAATTGAATGATAATACATTGGTTATTGCTGATCATAAAAAAGTCTTGGCAATTGCAGGTATTATGGGTGGTGAAAAATCAAGTGTAACACAATCAACTAAAGATATTTTTCTTGAGGCAGCTTTTTTTGCTCCATTAGCAATAACAGGTAAAGCTCGAGAATATGGTCTACATACTGAGGCTTCTCATCGCTATGAACGTGGTGTCGACCCTGCATTACAGTTTGTAGCAATGGAAAGGGCAACGCAATTATTAGTCGATATTTGTGGTGGGGAGGTTGGACCAGTTATTGAAGTTACAAATCAAAATGAATTACCCTCACAAGCAACTATAAAGTTACGCCGTAACAAAATTGATCGAATTATAGGTTATACAATTGAGACACAAAAAATTACAGACATTTTAGTTCGACTTGGTTGTGAAGTAGAATATCAAGACGACAATTGGATAATCAAATCACCTAGCTGGCGTTTTGATTTACAAATTGAAGAAGATTTGGTTGAAGAAGTTGCCCGCATTTACGGATATAACAATATTCCGAATGCAAATATGAAAATTGAATCGGTAATGCAACCAAAACCAGAAAGTATTATATCATTACGCCGAATAAAAGATTTATTGGTTGATCGAGGTTATCAAGAAGCAGTGACATATAGTTTTGTTGATCCTAAAGTTCAGCATATTCTTCATCCAAATGAACCGGCAATCACTCTACCAAATCCAATTTCCAGTGAAATGTCTGTAATGCGCTTATCATTATGGTCAGGATTATTAGATGCGGTACTCTATAATCAGAATCGACAACAATCTCGTTTACGATTATTTGAAACGGGTTTACGTTTTATACCAGATGAAAAATGTGAGTTTGGTGTACGTCAAGAATTCATGCTTTCTGGGATTATAACGGGTAACTTATACGAAGACCATTGGCAATTACCGAAAAAGAGTGTTGATTTTTATGATCTAAAAGGAGACCTTGAAGCAATTTTTTCATTGCTAGGTTGTGATGAACAAGTCCAGTTTAATAGATCTGAATTATCAGCTTTACACCCTGGACAAAGTGCAGTAATCAATTTAAATGATGAGGTTATCGGTTATTTTGGTGTTTTACATCCAGAAATCGAAAAAAAATTATCTTTAAATAGTAAAACGCTTGTTTTTGAAATAAATTTAGCTAAAATTAACTTTAAAAAGGTACCTGTTGCCCAAGACCTTTCAAAATATCCGTCAAATAAACGAGATATAGCGATTATTGTTTCAAATACAATTCCAGCAGCAGAAATTATTTCAGTGTGTAAACAAGCTGGAGGAGAGCAACTTATTAAAGTTAATCTATTTGATGTCTATCAAGGAGATAACATTAATGAAGATCAAAAAAGCCTTGCCATCAGTTTGATTTTACAAGACAAATCACGTACACTTGAAGAAGAAGATATAACAAACATTGTAAGCAAGTGTGTTACTGCTTTACAAAATCGTTTTAAAGCCCTATTAAGAGAATAATAACTATGACATTAACTAAAGCTGATATTGCAGATCGTCTTGCCGAAAAATTTAATATTGATCGTCAAGAAGCTAAAGTCCTTGTTGAACTTTTTTTTGAAGAGATTCGAGTGGCTTTAGAAAAAGGGGAACCAGTGAAATTATCTGGATTTGGTAATTTTGCTATACGTGATAAAAATTCACGCCCAGGTCGTAATCCTAAAACTGGTGAAAGTGTGGATATCTCTGCTCGTCGAGTTGTTACATTTAGGCCAGGTATTAAATTTAGAGAACGAATAGAAAATAATTTAGCTCTATAATTTATGATGTAGAATTAAATTTTCTATACTCTTATTAAAATCGACCTTTCTTTATCTTTGAGGTTAAAGAAAGGTCGATTAGATGTTGTATAATAAAATAATATTTGAAATAATTTTATAATTAAAGCATAATACACCCTTTCCTATGGAGGCTCTATGGGTCCTCTTGCAACATTTTTTTGCTCATCAGGTCAGGTCCGGAAGGAAGCAGCCAAAGTAAAAAATATGTGTGTGAGATGTGGCTGATAGGGTCTCCACCACAAAATATTTTTAGATTAAAGTTTTTGTTTTATAAGAAAAATAAGAAATGCTGTATAAGGAAATTTATTTTGAAATTACCATCCCTTCTTCCAATAACACTAGCCATGATTTTAAGTGGTTGTTCGGTTTTACCACATTCTGGACCAAGCTTTTCTTCAATAATAAATATAAATAAAAATAATTCCAAACAGGATGAAATTTATAGCAAAGTTAATTTAGTTGATTTAAATAATTCAATCGATTTCACTAAAGAAGCTAACTCTTCCAAAAATCCTTTAAGATTTATTAATGAAACAACTAATAATCAGATTCAAAAAGTTGATAGAATTGGGAAAGGAGATAGTCTAAAAATTTCAATTATTGAAACTCCACCTGCAATATTATTTACAGCTACAAGTGATACTGGAGCACCAAAAACTGGATTGACTGATTTACCAGTCGTGACGGTTGATTCAAAAGGACTTATTTCATTACCGTTTGTTGGAAATCTAATTGTTGATGATAAAACCGCTGAACAAGTACAAAATGAGATAGTCGAAAAACTTTCAGGTATAGCGAATAGACCACAAATAATTGTTACAGTTTTAGAAAAGAGATCTTCAACAGTAACAATTATTGGGGATAAATTTAGTGGAAAAATGCCACTAACAGCTAAAGGCGAACAATTATTAGATGCTGTTGCCGTGTTAGGCAATAATATGTATGATATTAAAGATACATTAGTTCAACTTACACGTAATAAAAAGAATAGCCAAATCCCATTAAGTTTAGTTCTATCAAATCCTAAATTTAATATTCATCTTCAGCAGAATGATATAATTACCTTAATTAACAAGCCAAGTTCTTTTATTTCAATGGGGGCAACCGGATCAACCAGAGAAGTACGTTTTGAAGCTATAGGGATCAATTTATCTCAAGCATTAAGTCGTATTGGTGGGTTAACTGATAATAAAGCAAATGCGAAGGGTGTGTTTGTATTTAGATATCAAGATAAACTATTAACCAATAATAAAAAAGAAACTATTCCAACAATTTATCAAATAGACTTAACTAATCCAAATTCTTTTTTCATTATGAAAAATTTCCAAGTCCAAAATAATGATATTGTTTATGTTGCTTCTGCACCAATTGTTGAACTACAGAAATTCTTATATGCTGTGTTTTCACCAAGTGTAGGAATGATTAATCAAGTTAGTCAAATTACAGAATGATTTTTTAATTAATAAGATAGGCTTGGTATCATTATGTTTTTATTCATTAAGTTGAAAAAAAGATGGTTACTGCATTTACTCGTTACACTACCAACTTTATTATCAATAATTTATTTTGGATTTATAGCAGAGAATATATATACATCTGAAGCTACATATATCATACGTTCCTCTGATACCCAGTCATCTTTGGGAGGATTAGGAACTTTTTTTTCAAAAGTTGGTCTTTCTCGTTCTAATGATGATTCATATGTTGTTCTTTCTTACATAAAGTCTAGAGATGCATTATCTTCTATTGAAAAACTGCTACCAGTTAAACAATGGTATACTCAAAAAGGAGATATAATTGCTCGTTTCAATGGATTTAATTTTGATTTTATGAATAAAAATGAATATTTTTATCGCTATATGAGAGATATGATAACTGTTAACTTTGATAGTTCTACGGGGATTGCAACAATAAGTGTTAATGCATTTGATATGCAAGATGCATTTAATATTAACGAAAATTTATTAAAACAAGCTGAAGGCTTTGTTAATCAAATAAATTTACGTGCTAAACAAGATCTTATTACTGCATCTCTAGCTGAACTGAAAAATGCTGAATTACAGATGAAAAAAGAAGCTAATGCACTATCAGAATTTCAAAAGAGTAAAAATAAAGATGCTAATCTAGCTGAGTATCAACAAATTCTTATAAATAATACAGTTGCTAAACAGCAATTCGAGGCTGCTACATTGTCTTTACGTAATGCTCAAGTAGAGATAACTAAAAAACAACTCTATTTAGAACGAATAGAGCAACCAAGTGTTTCAGATGTTTCATTCAAACCTGCACGAACTTATTATACGATCTCAACTTTTATAATAAGTCTAATTATATATGGCATAGTTAATTTGATAATAGCAGGCATAAGGGAGCACAAAGATTAATGAGTGAAGTTATTTCTAAAACTCCATTTTGGCACTCACTCATTATACAAATTAATGTGTTAAAAGCTTTAATATTGCGAGAGATTATAACTCGTTATGGTCGTAATAATATTGGTTTTTTATGGCTATTTGTTGAACCTATGTCATTGACTTTATTGATAAGCTTAATGTGGTATTTTTTTAAAGTTAATGCTTTTTCTAATCTCAATATTGTTGCTTTTGTAATAACAGGCTATCCTATGGCAATGATGTGGCGTAATAGTTCATCTCGAGCAAAAGGAGCTGTTAAGGCTAATCAAGCATTATTATATCACCATAATATACGTATTTTAGATCTTGTATATGCGCGCATTTTTCTTGAAATAATAGGAGCTAGTGCCGCACAAATATTTGTAATGATAATTTTTATATTTATTGGATTAATTTCCATACCTAATGACCCATTTTATATGCTTTGTGCCTGGGGTTTGATGTGTTGGTTTTCTCTTGGATTAGGACTTATTATTTTTGTTTTATCAGCTAGGTTTGAAGCTTTTAATAAAATATGGGGAACGTTGAGTTTTATCTTGATACCCATTTCAGGTACTTTTTTTTGGGTAGATACTTTTCCCAATGAAATTAGAAGGTTGTTACTTCTAATTCCTCCCATTCATGGAACTGAGATGTTCCGTTCTGGATATTTTGGTTCATCTGTCACTACTCATCAAAGTATAAGTTATCTAATTTTATCCGATATAGTTATGTTGTTTATTGGATTGGCGATGGTTAAAATTAATGAAAACCATATACTTGAGGAAGGGTAATGATCATAGTGGATAATGTATCTAAAAGATATATAACTCGCAAAGGTTATAAGACTGTTTTAAATAATGTTAGCTTTACACTACAACGAGGAGAAAAGCTTGGAATTCTTGGGCGTAATGGGGCAGGTAAGTCAACATTAATAAGGCTTATCAGTGAAATTGAAAAACCAACATCAGGAACCATCAAACGTAGTATGACTATTTCATGGCCCTTAGCTTTTTCAGGGGCTTTTCAAGGTAGTTTAACTGGAATGGATAATTTACGATTTATTTGTAGAATCTATCAAAATGATATAAAAAAAGCCAAAGAATATGTTGAGGATTTTGCTGAACTAGGCGAGTATCTATATGAACCTTTAAAAAAATATTCTTCAGGTATGAGAGCACGTTTGGCTTTTGCATTATCTTTGTCAATAGAATTTGATTGTTATCTAATCGATGAGGTTATTGCTGTAGGCGATTCAAGATTTACACAAAAATGTAAAAAAGAACTATTTGAAAATAAAAAAGATCGTTCCCTAATATTAGTTTCACACAATATGAAGGCAATTAAAAGCTATTGTGATAAGGCAATGGTTTTAGATGAGGGAAATTTATACCAATTTCAAACTATAGATGAAGCTTATAATTATCATAACAATCAACAAAAATTAACATAGTAACCTCTAAATTATTTATGCAAAAAGTTGCCGTTTTCTCAAAAAAAATTTCTAATATTAAAAATATTAATAATTTTTTCCCTGATTTATGTTTTATGTATAAAAATACAAATAAACAAGCTAATGCGATTGCAGGTTGGGGATATCGACTTACAACAATAAAAGCAAGAAAATATGCAATAGAAAATCAACTACCATTCATTTCACTTGAAGATGGTTTTTTACGTTCCGTTGGGCTAGGATTAGATGGTTTTTCTCCACTATCACTTATAGCAGATAAATTAGGGATTTATTATGATGCTCGATCTCCTTCAGAATTAGAAAAATTGATAAAAGATAAAAGCCGTTTACTTCTTCACTTAAATGATGCAACTGAAGCGATAA
The sequence above is drawn from the Gilliamella apicola genome and encodes:
- the rpmI gene encoding 50S ribosomal protein L35 yields the protein MPKIKTVRGAAKRFKKTASGGFKHKQANKSHILTKKSTKRKRHLRGLTTVSKGDLGLVTACVPYA
- a CDS encoding carbohydrate kinase family protein — its product is MNDIKVVAIGEFLWDCLPNGKKIGGAAANFCYHAKSAGANAILVSAIGDDENGKDLSNLIEKLQIPQHLQISKNYPTGTVLVKLDSDGKPNYDIVNPVAWDDIQLTEQLLDLIKQDNLDAIYFGSLIQRNQQNHDLLKKIITHCSPRTKIIVDINLRQNHYNHSTLLFCIEHANILKLNDEELPIIADLLKIKSDPKELFDYLNQHHQLELLIYTCGSDGSHLFTKSEQDYCPAEKITAIDTVGAGDSFMAISSVLYLKGKALQEINIKANRIASYVCTQNGSMPVIPEIYLAEL
- the infC gene encoding translation initiation factor IF-3 → MKVSKRIQSTRAHKINDEITAREVRLTGVDGEQLGIVSLEEALKQAEEATLDLVEISPNAEPPVCRIMDYGKFLYEKSKATKEQKKKQKVVQVKEIKFRPGTDEGDYQVKLRSLIRFLEDGDKAKVTLRFRGREMAHQQLGTEMLDRIKEDLADLAVIESYPTKIEGRQMIMVLAPKKK
- the pheS gene encoding phenylalanine--tRNA ligase subunit alpha, which gives rise to MSQLVELVSNAKSAIENANDINTIEQIRVEYFGKKGYFTLQMASLRDVPAEERPAVGQKINDAKQEVVEILNQKRNLLERQVLDAKLANETIDITLPGKSLELGGLHPVTKTINRLVDFFGELGFSVETGPEIEDDYHNFDALNIPAHHPARADHDTFWFDAKRLLRTQTSTVQIRTMENQKPPIRIIAPGRTYRNDYDQTHTPMFHQMEGLLVDKDISFSHLKGLLHDFLHCFFEDNMEIRFRPGYFPFTEPSAEVDIKAKNGKWLEVLGCGMVHPNVLRNVGIDPEIYSGFAFGMGIERLTMLRYGVTDLRSFFENDLRFLKQFN
- the thrS gene encoding threonine--tRNA ligase — protein: MPIITLPDGSQRQFDKPVTVLEVAQSIGAGLAKACIAGRVNGQRKDACDVIEEDATLAIITAKDEDGLEIIRHSCAHLLGHAIKQLWPDTQMAIGPTIDNGFYYDIDLDHSLTQEDLDALEKRMHELAKKDYEVKKEVVSWERAREVFWERREPYKIAILDENIPKDSTPALYHHEEYIDMCRGPHVPNMRFCHHFKLQKIAGAYWRGNSDNKMLQRIYGTAWADKKQLDSYLQFLEEAAKRDHRKIGKQLDLYHMQEEAPGMVFWHNDGWIIFRELEVFVRTKLKEYNYQEVKGPFMMDRVLWEKTGHWGNYKELMFVTSSENREYCIKPMNCPGHVQIFNQGLKSYRDLPLRMAEFGSCHRNEPSGSLHGLMRVRGFTQDDAHIFCTEEQIRGEVNSCIKMVYDTYSTFGFTDITVKLSTRPEKRIGKDETWDLAEKDLAECLTENGIEFEYLPGEGAFYGPKIEFTLHDCLGRAWQCGTVQLDFMLPERLDATYVGEDNERHTPVMIHRAILGSMERFMGILTEDCAGFFPTWLAPLQVAVINITDNQAEYAKQLTEQLQKVGIRAKADLRNEKIGFKIREHTLKRVPYMFVCGDKEMQSGTISVRTRQGKDLGSFEVKHVIELLLNEIHSRSLEQMN
- the rplT gene encoding 50S ribosomal protein L20, which gives rise to MARVKRGVIARARHKKILKQAKGYYGARSRVYRVAFQAVIKAGQYAYRDRRQRKRQFRQLWIVRINAAARQCGLSYSRFINGLKKASIEIDRKILADIAVFDKNAFAALVEKAKAAL